One Bacteroidales bacterium genomic window, TATGGACCAGTGTACCCCGGGGGAGTATTTACTCAGGGTACTTTTTCTATCTGTTAAGCCTGATTCCAGGTATCAACAGACTTTTAAAATTCAGAAAGTTCAATAGCATTTTAATACTGACAATATGAAAAAAGGAATATTTACTCTGATATTTGGGTTATTCACTGTCGCCATTCTTTGGGCACAGGTGCCACAAAAATTCAATTACCAAGGTTTGGCGCGCAATTCAAGTGGTGCCCCCCTTGTAAGTAAAACTATAAATCTTCGACTGAGTATCCTTGATGGATCAGCATCGGGTCCCGTTGTATTTATGGAAACACAGTTGGTGACTACCAATCAATTTGGTCTTTTTAGCACCGCGGTTGGATCGGGTACCGTGATTATTGGCGGTATTTCATCTATAGCCTGGAGTTCAGGCGATAAATACCTCCGTGTTGAAATGGATCCTGATGGTGGGACTGCCTGGAATAATATCGGGACTACCCAATTATTGAGTGTCCCTTATGCCATGTATGCAATGACACCCGCCGGTCCCCAGGGTCCTGTAGGTCCGACTGGCCCGGCAGGTCCACAAGGTCCGGCAGGTCCGGCAGGTCCAACCGGAGCAACTGGTCCTCAGGGCCCTCCGGGAGCAGGAAGCTTGAGTGGTACAGTCAATAAGATTGTAAAATTCACTAATGCAACTGTTGGTGGGGATTCGCAGATCAGTGATGATGGTACTTATGTTAATGTCGGTTTTTCGACTGCACCTACTATCGGCGCCTATAAGCTGGCATCCAATGGAAATATAAGTATTGTCAATGGGCAGCTGGGTTTGTACAATTCGTCAAATCAATACCAGGGATATCTTTACAGCCCTTCCAATGGTTCCATCCAATTAGGTTTGCCTGCTGCTTCCACCGGCACATTATCATTTCACAACGGTACGAGCCAGGCAATGACTTTATTCAATTCCGGAAAAATTGTAGTAGGCTCTGCCACTCCGAATGCCTCTAAACTGGAAATTCAAGGATCTTCCACCTATGGTAGTTCCCTTGGGTTGAAAAATACAGGTGGTGGAAATGAATGGAGTTTCACGTCCCAGGATAATGGCGACATGAAAATCGTTAAAGTGAATGGCACTACTTTTACACCTGTAACACTCACAGGATCGGGGGCCCTGGGAATCGGAACTACAGCACCTAATAATGGGCTTTTGCATCTCAATGCTCCTTCTGATATTGATTATGAAGGACTCCATTTTACACATCCTGGCTCTGGAACACTTGGGTCAGACGGTTTTCTTGTGGGACCATATACAGTTAATTCCAATGATTTGGTTTTATGGAATTTTGAAGCTGCAGGGATTTTCCTCGGTACATCTTCACAAACCAGGTTATTTATTGACCAATATGGAAAAACCGGAATAGGGAGTACCAGCCCTGATGGACACCTGACAGTTCAAAACGTTGGTTCAGGCCTTGCTTATCCAACCGCACATTTTAAGAATACCAGTGGTACAGGTATTTCCTTGTTTGCAGAGAATTATGGTACAGATGCAACTGCTGTATTTACTAATGCTGCCGGTGTGACAAATCCGGCCATAATGGCTAAATTCTTCGATGGAGGAGCCGGTGACCTTGTAAGAATAGATAATTCGAACCTTGATCAAGGCAGGGTTATCGTTTATGGTGCTAGTTCAGGCACATCTGGTGGTGGTTTCATTTTTGGCAGTGATTCTTATGGTCTTGCTCTTGGAGACATTCCGAACGGGGGAACCACAATTAATACAATTGCTAATGCTGATATGGATGCCTCCAACAATAAGATGTTCACTCCCTGGTTCAATGGGACAATATCATTAGGTAGTGCAAGTTATAAATGGTCAGCAGTTTGGGCTGTGAATGGCACAATCCAAACATCTGATGAAAGAGATAAGGATAATATTCAGCCTATTAACTTTGGGATTGAGCAGGTTATGAAGTTAAACCCGGTAAGTTTCAGATGGAAAAATGATCAGATTCGCATGGGGACAGGCACAAATCTTGGTTTTTTAGCTCAGGAACTCGAAAAAGTGATCCCTGATGCAGTTGTACATGCCACAATACCGGATGAAGAGATAGCCGCGGCAGCCAGGGAAGGAAGAGGGGAAATCTTGATAAGGATATTTATGGTGTGAAATACACTGAACTATTGCCAGTCCTGGTGAAAGCCATTCAGGAGCAGCAGGAACAAATTGAGAAACTTCAAAAGGAAATAGAAGTTCTAAAAAAGTAATATTTTCTTGTTCTGATACAGAACCCTTTTCTCTAAATTACAATAGGGGAAAGGGTTCTTTATGATTGGTCAGATAAGTTTCAATAAAAACATTTATGTTTGTGAATCATTCATTCATCATTAACCCTTATTTCAATCATTATGGCACTCATTCAGCTTATAGATAAAGAAGATGCTTCAGGTCGTGTTGCAGAAATTTATGAAAGTATGCTCAATACAATGGGATTTATCCCAAATGCATTTAAAGTATTCAGCCCGTCAGCCCATGTACTTGATAATCAATTCAAAAACCTTGGGTATTTCATGAGACATAAATCATTAGGCGGGAAGTTACTGGCTTTTATACGTTATCTCGTTTCCGAACAGGAGCAATGCAAATATTGTGTAGGGATGAATTCAGGCATCCTTTTACAATATGGTGTTCTGCCTGATGATCTTGCATCTGTAAGGGAGAATCCTTCACTTGCCCCCTTAGAACAAAAAGAGCTTCAACTCCTGTTGTTTGTTTTAAAAGTAATTCGTGACTCTAATAGTGTTGTTCAGGAAGATGTTGATGCCTTAAAAGAATTAGGTTGGAGTGATGCGGATATTGTAGAGGCAACATACCACGGAACTACTCAGGTGGGTGTGGACAAGATCTTCAATGCATTCAAAATTGATAAAGAACAGTAATTGAGAAATCAATATAAAACTAATCCTGACTAATACATCCTTGAATTATGCAAGCAGTCCTGGTTGCAGGCATTACAATTGTTAACCTTGCCCTGATATCTTATTCAATTGCCATTTTTACTCAAAGCAGGAGTAAAACTTTAGGCAGGAAAGTCCTGGTTTTTCTGAGTATAGGAGTAATCCTTGATATTTCAGCAACCATTTGTATGGTCATAGGATCAGGCAAGTTCCTGACCCTTCATGGCATCATTGGTTATACCTCGCTCAGTGGAATGTTAACTGACACCATTTTTTCATTTTACTACGCAAGAAAATATGGATTAGGGAAAAGAATTCCCGGTCAATTCAACAAATGGTCTATAACAGCCTATCTTTACTGGGTGATCGCCTATATAACAGGTGCATTACTGGTCATGTTAAAATAGACGAAAGAAGTGGCTATTTTTTGATCAGCCGGAAGTCTTCCTTTCTTGCTTTTCCCTTGTCAATGCCTTCTATCCATGCATGAAGGGAGTCATTGGTTGGATGGGTATATACAATGCGCTGAGGAAAGTCGTGAGCCGGGTTTTCAAAAATCATCAGGCTGTCATTCAATGAAGTTAGCCGGAACATCACAGGTTGCCCGCTATTCTGATCAATAAGTGTTGGAATGTAATAGATCTCTCCTCCGGATTCCCTGATTTCCAGTTTTTCCGAAAATACGGTGTCATTTTTCAGTACCATATATCCCTGACCTTTGAATGTATGTTCATCGGTAATATCCCAAATTTCATAATAAAAACTATTGCTATCAGCCTGATGCCATTCTCCGATAATCCAGGAAATTTGTTTCATGCGGATGGGTAGCGAGTCAGGAGAAACTTTTTTACTCTGCGTGTTACATCCAAACCATGAAAACATGAGTACACTGAGAAAAAGTAAATAAAAGTTGAGCGATTTCATACAGAGGAATTATTAATCATTTGGCAAGATGGATATTATGGAGCAATCTGGCAAAACAGGAAGTATCATGACTCATTTCTAAATCAAAAATACAAACTGTTCCTATATGAATGGTTGAAAAGGATGGTTTTGTCAGTATTTTTAAGTTTGATTCATTTATCAATATGGTTTCCTGTTTTTGAAGATTTGCTTTTAATATAGAAATGTAAAGAGTGCGATTCAGTTATCCTGGTACATTCCGATGGGATCGTAAGATGACAGATCGAAAATAGAAACTCACTGAAACCCTTTCTCCAATACCTATGGGAAAGAATTACACCTGTTAATGAATGCGCATTTAAGTAAATAATTGATTGTTTTGTTTTCACACATATTGGATAATATTGTAAATTGCTGTTCATAATCTTATTCCTATGGCAAAAATTGTAGTACTGGGTGCAGGTATCTCAGGTCATACTGCGGCTGCATTCTTAAAAAAGAAACTGGGTCGCAACCATGAGGTAGTGGTTGTGAGTCCATCTGCCTATTATCAATGGATTCCATCAAATATTTGGGTAGGTGTCGGAAAAATGTCAATCGACCAGGTTCGTTTTAAATTGAAACCGGTTTATGATCGTTGGAAAATTGATTTCAAACAAGCCCGGGCAACACAGTTATTCCCTGAAGGGGGTAATGGTTTTAGCAAGCCCTATGTTGAGATCGAGTATACCAATGAAGATCAGAGAGGGACAAAGGAAGTTGTTGAATATGACTATCTTGTAAATGCAACGGGTCCAAAACTGAATTTTGAAGCTACGGAAGGCCTGGGGCCTGGAAAGAACAGCTATTCCGTTTGTTCATGTGATCATGCAGTTGTTACCTGGGAAGCACTGAAGTCTTGTTTTTCCCGAATGGAAAAAGGAGAAAAGCTTAAGTTTCTGATTGGAACAGGGCATCCTGGGGCCACATGCCAGGGAGCTGCATTTGAATATGCGTTAAATGTAGCTCACCAGATTAAAGTCAGGGGTTTACAAGATAAGGCAGAGATCACATGGATTTCGAATGAATATGAACTGGGTGATTTTGGAATGGGAGGAGCCTTCATTAAGAGGGGCGGATATATTACACCTACCAAGGTTTTTAGCGAATCTATCTTTGCTGAATATGGAATTCGATGGATTAAACGAGCTGGTGTAAATAAGGTTGAGCCGGGTATGGCTTATTATGAGACTTTAGAAGGCGAACAGAAATCACAGGCTTTCGATTTTGCCATGCTTATTCCTGCGTTTGCAGGAGCCGGATTAAAAGCTTTCAACAAGAATGGTGAAGAGATTACTTCACTGGTTTTTGCTCCCAGCGGTTTTATGAAAGTGGATGCTGATTACTCAGGTAAGGCATTTGAGGATTGGTCAGTAGATGATTGGCCATCTACCTATCAGAACCCGGCTTTTTCTAATCTTTTTGCAACCGGTATAGCATTTGCACCTCCTCATCAGATATCCAAACCTATGAAGAGTCCGAATGGTACATTAATTACCCCGGCTCCGCCCCGCACCGGCATGCCTTCAGGGGTCATTGGGAAAATTGTTGCGCTGAATATAGTGGAATTGATAAAGGATGGCAGAACAGACTTCAGACATAAGGCTTCTATGGGACGAATGGGAGCTGCATGTGTTGTTTCAGCAGGATATGGGATGATTTCCGGTAATGCTGCAACTATGACTGTTTACCCTATCGTTCCTGACTGGCAAAAATACCCAACCTGGGGAAGAGATTTGAAATATACGGTTGGAGAAGCCGGCCTGGCAGGCCATTGGATTAAAATTTTCCTTCACTATATGTTCATCCACAAGGCAAAAGGATATCCTTTTTG contains:
- a CDS encoding tail fiber domain-containing protein, coding for MKKGIFTLIFGLFTVAILWAQVPQKFNYQGLARNSSGAPLVSKTINLRLSILDGSASGPVVFMETQLVTTNQFGLFSTAVGSGTVIIGGISSIAWSSGDKYLRVEMDPDGGTAWNNIGTTQLLSVPYAMYAMTPAGPQGPVGPTGPAGPQGPAGPAGPTGATGPQGPPGAGSLSGTVNKIVKFTNATVGGDSQISDDGTYVNVGFSTAPTIGAYKLASNGNISIVNGQLGLYNSSNQYQGYLYSPSNGSIQLGLPAASTGTLSFHNGTSQAMTLFNSGKIVVGSATPNASKLEIQGSSTYGSSLGLKNTGGGNEWSFTSQDNGDMKIVKVNGTTFTPVTLTGSGALGIGTTAPNNGLLHLNAPSDIDYEGLHFTHPGSGTLGSDGFLVGPYTVNSNDLVLWNFEAAGIFLGTSSQTRLFIDQYGKTGIGSTSPDGHLTVQNVGSGLAYPTAHFKNTSGTGISLFAENYGTDATAVFTNAAGVTNPAIMAKFFDGGAGDLVRIDNSNLDQGRVIVYGASSGTSGGGFIFGSDSYGLALGDIPNGGTTINTIANADMDASNNKMFTPWFNGTISLGSASYKWSAVWAVNGTIQTSDERDKDNIQPINFGIEQVMKLNPVSFRWKNDQIRMGTGTNLGFLAQELEKVIPDAVVHATIPDEEIAAAAREGRGEILIRIFMV
- a CDS encoding FAD-dependent oxidoreductase; this translates as MAKIVVLGAGISGHTAAAFLKKKLGRNHEVVVVSPSAYYQWIPSNIWVGVGKMSIDQVRFKLKPVYDRWKIDFKQARATQLFPEGGNGFSKPYVEIEYTNEDQRGTKEVVEYDYLVNATGPKLNFEATEGLGPGKNSYSVCSCDHAVVTWEALKSCFSRMEKGEKLKFLIGTGHPGATCQGAAFEYALNVAHQIKVRGLQDKAEITWISNEYELGDFGMGGAFIKRGGYITPTKVFSESIFAEYGIRWIKRAGVNKVEPGMAYYETLEGEQKSQAFDFAMLIPAFAGAGLKAFNKNGEEITSLVFAPSGFMKVDADYSGKAFEDWSVDDWPSTYQNPAFSNLFATGIAFAPPHQISKPMKSPNGTLITPAPPRTGMPSGVIGKIVALNIVELIKDGRTDFRHKASMGRMGAACVVSAGYGMISGNAATMTVYPIVPDWQKYPTWGRDLKYTVGEAGLAGHWIKIFLHYMFIHKAKGYPFWWLLPE